The genome window attaatttaacgtaaatgtttcgtaatcgatattattttttattctttttacttttataaattgttaaaactcttgtaattaaaataaatatttcttaattttctttaaatctttaacaactattaaaatatataagattcaatcaggttataattaaaataaaaaaagtaaaaaataatatttaaaaattttcaataagatatacaaacaaattataaataaatatataaaattttattttatatctaaattaatttctttcaaaatatcattatatttaacactgaaaaaaaaagatcatcatTGATTCTCGATATAGTagaggaattattttaattagtatcgataaaatttcaattctcactttacttaaaaaagctagaaaaaaaaaaatcgttaaaaatatattttgtaaacattaacaatttttaaaatcgattatttttaccgatatagaaacaaaaagaacagaaatatatatttatattttcaaaagaattatttttttcaaattatttatcggAATACGTAATTATATTCTCTTAATAAAAGTAAGgaacaatattttcatattttcttttcaagaattaaatttttttaatctaataattaagagaattatattttgaattataaaatttactttttaataaataatttaaacaaaaaattatacatacattcaattatgaataaagaatataagatttttttttttaaatgtccaatatatattacaaaaaagacaCAGATACATATCAAATAATAGTTACGTCTTTCGTATCTTgagaacattaaaatttatatataaatacatttatatagagCCCTTCGGGCTGGTtgagtggttaactcgtcatcgaaaattagctgtttaataactgattttttgaagtcaaaggttctgagataTTTGTCTTCAGTATACTTTTGACATGCAAACAGTCGTGacagtgtgtaattattttaatatttaacttatattatttttatctactgaTGATGGTTTTAtataaaccgaaagatcttgagaaaacaattctcttttgctggtaaggtgaatataaaatttttaattattttttattgtactaaaaaaatatcagctgaaaccatgtttaagaaatatatatatatatatatatacatttttattttctttggtttggATCTAACataatgaaaactttatttaaaaaattttcccagTTTTCTGAGTATGTTATAACAAAAAAGGTCTGGTCGGCCTTTTCTCTACATTAGTAttatgtaaacaaacaaaaaagtaattataactttttaaaattctataattactattatatccattttttgtTCACAGTTAAGTTTTactgaaagattattatttataatcgcattgatatattagtttaaaaaaagaaaagctgtgTACGTaggtttaaataaagtaaaatatcttaaattttgttaCGATGTATTTGtgctaattcttttatttttctttattttcagttggTATTCGTAGCCTTCTGTGCTTTACTCGCACTGAGCAGAGCGGAAGAAACGAAGGAAGCGGAGAGCAGCGAAAAACAGAAAGTAGAACAACCAGAAGATAAGAAACAAGAAAAGAGAGGGTTATATCACAGTTTTGGATACGGTGGATACGGAGGAGGCTACGGAGGCGGTGAACTCGAAAGCTATGAATTAGGTCACGGAGGGTATGGAGGATACGAACACCACGATCACGTCAAGGCGATTACAATCACAAAGGAAGTACCAGTTCCGTACCCGGTTCACATCGAAAAGAAAGTACCTTACCCCGTTAAAGTACCAGTCGACAGACCGTACCCAGTCCACGTGCCAAAACCGTACCCAGTCACAGTCGAAAAACACGTTCCATATCCAGTAAAAGTTGCAGTACCTCAGCCATACCCAGTTACCGTTGAAAAGCACGTTCCATACCCGGTTAAAGTACCAGTCGACAGACCTTACCCGGTCCATGTGCCAAAACCATACCCAGTATACGTTGAAAAGAAAGTCCCATACCCAGTAGAAAAACACATCCCGTACCCGGTTAAAGTGCCAGTCGATAGACCGTACCCAGTCCACGTAACTGTCGAAAAACCAGTCCCTTACCCGGTAGAAAAACACATTCCATACCCCGTCAAAGTCCCAGTCGACAGACCGTACCCGGTTCCAGTACCAAAACCGTATCCAGTACCGGTAGAAAAACATGTACCTTATCCGGTTGAAAAACCAGTACCTTACCCGGTTAAGGTACCAATAAAAGTGCCAGTCAAAGTACCATACCCGGTCGAAGTAAAAGTACCAGTACATATTCCAGTACCAGTAAAGGAACATCATCATCATGAAGAATACGCTAGCTACGAAGGCGGTTCATACGAAGGTAGTTATGAACACGGTTCATACCATTGATCTCCATTAATAATCAaccatcaaaatataaataaataaaatcatcaaaatataCCAACTAGCCATCCGAGCAAGGATAAATGAATTTATCTGCCATTATATGGCATTGTTATATCAGCAACTAATCAGAATGAAGAAAATCAAGAACTACGCACAAGCTAATGTAACTCAAAACAAACCAAAACTTTTTTATACCttctatattattgtaattaattaataaataaattatttaatttttctataattttttttagtttttatttctttataaccttttcctattattattaatattattatttttataaaaatatttatgatattacaaactttatttatttttctcttgaaaagtaaaaagattaagtaaagaaaaacaaatattcctattaaaaaaaaaataaacaataaaattaaaatatttttcaattttattttattagtatttatttcttatagaTTATACTGCTGTAAACACTTATAAACGcgtaaaaaaggataaaaacctttaatatttcatttgtattagaaaggaagaataaaaaatttcgagaatcattttttttaaagaaaacttttattaaaaacacttaaTGACTTCTACTGTAAATCTTGAaatcgtaaatgtttttttttaaatattagaaatataactTGCAGGCAAATCTAAATTACCACCATTTAACTTAAacacatatatattctttttgaaaaaaaaattagatatatacatatataagttatGTGACAGTAATGTACACAACCCATCTTATTCGCACGAAAAGatggtcttaaaaaaaattatttatgtcggataatatttataaaatttgaattttcatcaatttttaccattaatagtatactaaaatttaacaatgattatagcccactgaaataaaaatatttcatcaagaaaattaccaaaagatttctcaataataatgacaaaaaatgtttaaataaattttatttatttataattaaataaaattatttaaatgttaaattcatATCGTTATAAATCAATCATTATAAACGCTACCTAAATTTAcagatgaaatatataaaaaaaattaaaatattaaatacaatgtaatccttaaatttttgtttaaaaatataaattaactattttatggttaatttttttgtatatttaatggaATACAATATCGATAATTATTTATTCCATACTAGCGGACCCGAAAA of Lycorma delicatula isolate Av1 chromosome 9, ASM4794821v1, whole genome shotgun sequence contains these proteins:
- the LOC142330335 gene encoding uncharacterized protein LOC142330335, which produces MRTKLVFVAFCALLALSRAEETKEAESSEKQKVEQPEDKKQEKRGLYHSFGYGGYGGGYGGGELESYELGHGGYGGYEHHDHVKAITITKEVPVPYPVHIEKKVPYPVKVPVDRPYPVHVPKPYPVTVEKHVPYPVKVAVPQPYPVTVEKHVPYPVKVPVDRPYPVHVPKPYPVYVEKKVPYPVEKHIPYPVKVPVDRPYPVHVTVEKPVPYPVEKHIPYPVKVPVDRPYPVPVPKPYPVPVEKHVPYPVEKPVPYPVKVPIKVPVKVPYPVEVKVPVHIPVPVKEHHHHEEYASYEGGSYEGSYEHGSYH